In Montipora foliosa isolate CH-2021 unplaced genomic scaffold, ASM3666993v2 scaffold_420, whole genome shotgun sequence, the following proteins share a genomic window:
- the LOC137988521 gene encoding uncharacterized protein, giving the protein MAVSLPTFPALQVHLDGNVGPRWKKWLARFENLTIGMGIENEKRKRALLLHYSGPEVDEIFDTLEDTGEDKDYKKAVEKLTAHFNPQVNTTYEVYNFRKAQQNEGESFDSFHTRLRTLAKTCEFADADKEIKEHIILSCKSNALRRKALREDPDLTALLKAGRALELSETRAKVVESDKTTVNVVNDKRKSEKRSKKGKGCRRERHSGSRSGSHKESRKFDEATKCRNCGGTYPHKDSCPARSKKCTSCGKLNHFAKVCRTVPPDSVKRVTEEEGTDDDDYVYAIGEKKQPMCRLEIDGEYLEMMLDSGASVNLIDEVTYKRIYKGKAKTLEQAKRRIFSYGSPTPLPLLGTIQAEITAKSSNTSATLHVVKGSSGNLLGYDTAQRLGLLKIVNQVGTDKTSPQYLVSGEFENLFGGIGKVKGKVVKLHIDPDVQPRQQPHRRIPFHVRQDVEKELERLENLDIIEKVTGPTPWTI; this is encoded by the exons ATGGCGGTCTCGCTCCCGACTTTCCCGGCTTTGCAAGTCCATCTAGACGGCAACGTGGGCCCAAGGTGGAAGAAATGGCTGGCCAGATTCGAGAACCTAACAATAGGAATGGGAATCGAGAACGAAAAACGAAAACGTGCTCTTCTGCTACATTACAGCGGTCCCGAAGTCGACGAGATTTTCGACACGCTTGAAGATACCGGCGAAGACAAAGACTACAAAAAGGCCGTGGAAAAACTTACCGCTCATTTCAATCCCCAAGTCAACACAACTTACGAAGTCTACAACTTCAGAAAAGCTCAGCAAAACGAAGGCGAAAGTTTCGACAGTTTCCACACAAGACTCAGAACTCTCGCAAAGACCTGTGAATTTGCAGACGCCGATAAAGAAATCAAGGAGCATATTATTCTAAGCTGCAAGTCAAACGCACTGAGGCGGAAAGCACTGCGTGAAGATCCTGATTTAACTGCTCTTTTAAAAGCTGGAAGAGCCCTCGAGCTCAGTGAAACACGAGCTAAAGTAGTGGAAAGCGACAAAACAACGGTGAACGTCGTAAACGACAAGAGGAAGAGCGAAAAGCGTTCAAAGAAAGGCAAAGGTTGCCGACGAGAGCGACACAGCGGGTCACGCAGCGGGTCACACAAGGAGTCACGCAAGTTCGATGAAGCAACAAAATGCAGAAATTGTGGCGGCACCTATCCTCACAAGGACTCGTGTCCTGCTAGAAGTAAGAAGTGCACCTCATGTGGCAAGCTTAATCATTTTGCTAAAGTTTGTAGGACAGTTCCACCCGATTCAGTGAAACGCGTGACGGAAGAAGAAGGCACAGATGATGATGACTACGTCTACGCAATAGGAGAGAAGAAACAACCCATGTGCAGATTGGAAATCGACGGAGAATATCTAGAAATGATGCTGGATTCTGGAGCTTCAGTTAATCTCATCGACGAAGTCACATACAAGAGAATTTACAAAGGCAAAGCAAAAACTCTAGAACAAGCCAAACGGCGAATTTTCTCCTATGGATCACCCACACCCCTACCCCTGCTAGGAACAATTCAGGCCGAAATAACTGCAAAATCAAGCAACACATCGGCAACCCTACACGTTGTTAAAGGCAGTTCAGGAAACCTCCTAGGATATGACACTGCACAAAGGCTAGGACTCCTAAAAATTGTTAACCAAGTCGGAACCGACAAGACTAGTCCCCAGTACCTCGTGAGCGGAGAATTTGAAAATCTGTTTGGCGGCATCGGCAAAGTGAAAGGAAAAGTTGTCAAGCTCCACATAGACCCTGATGTGCAGCCCAGGCAGCAACCACACCGCCGAATCCCCTTTCATGTGCGACAAGATGTGGAAAAGGAGCTGGAGAGACTAGAGAACTTAGACATTATTGAAAAGGTGACAGGCCCAACCCCATGG ACGATCTAG